Proteins encoded by one window of Sus scrofa isolate TJ Tabasco breed Duroc chromosome 12, Sscrofa11.1, whole genome shotgun sequence:
- the C12H17orf105 gene encoding uncharacterized protein C17orf105 homolog — MNSSLDYLAYPVIVSNHRQTTSFRKKLDFGHYVFHKNRIQIVKPTVDTKPPVAHTHHILKLSKLQGEQKRIDKIEYENKQLCQKIADAHRGPAQVDCWNEYFSKSLNRETRNRDLVRITVENQGILKRLGDRKPHYDRKSSELDWQNSRRYIRNTTRYLLSQGE, encoded by the exons ATGAACAGTTCCCTGGATTATCTGGCCTACCCTGTAATCGTCTCTAATCATAGACAGACCACATCATTCAGGAAGAAACTGGACTTTGGCCACTATGTATTCCATAAGAATAGAATACAAATAG TGAAGCCTACTGTTGATACCAAACCTCCAGTGGCGCACAcacatcacattttaaaactgaGCAAACTACAG GGTGAACAAAAGAGAATCGACAAAATCGAATACGAAAACAAGCAACTGTGTCAGAAAATCGCCGACGCCCACCGCGGCCCTGCCCAGGTGGATTGCTGGAACGAATATTTTTCCAAGAG cTTAAACAGAGAAACAAGGAACCGGGACCTAGTGAGAATCACCGTGGAGAACCAGGGCATCCTGAAGAGGCTGGGTGATCGCAAACCCCACTACGACCGAAAGTCGTCGGAGTTAGACTGGCAG aattCAAGGCGCTATATCAGAAATACCACCAGATATCTTCTCTCCCAAGGTGAATAG